In the Gossypium raimondii isolate GPD5lz chromosome 9, ASM2569854v1, whole genome shotgun sequence genome, one interval contains:
- the LOC105798781 gene encoding 3-ketoacyl-CoA synthase 20, which produces MNPENEHDPQNNFKFKLKALNLLFLAFLAIILDPFCTFSIHDLVQIIRHENLKTITISSFSLIFLVTLYFRNRRRKVYLLNFACYKPKPDQICSKERIMKIFAGTGKFTEESLAFQKKIMEKSAVGDKTCVPRAMMAVPVEKGIAAAKKETEEVIFGAIEEVLEKSGMKSKDIRILVVNSSVFNPVPSWSAMIVNRFKLRHDVLSYNLGGMGCSAGVIAIDVAKQLLQVHPRTYALVVSAENVTKDSYLGNNRAMLLSNTLFRVGGAAILLSNHPSDHHRSKYELVHTLRTHEGANDASYKCVHEEEDEQGTIGIALSKNLMAVAGEALKANISTLAPLVLPWSELLLVVTSLVARKFFTKKVKPYIPNFKLAFEHFCIHAGGKAVLDELQKSLNLGEWQMEPSRMTLYRFGNTSSSSLWYELAYSEAKGRINNGDRVWQIGFGSGFKCNSMVWKALKNIHPLVEKNPWMDEIHDFPVILPKHEPLSSSTI; this is translated from the exons ATGAACCCAGAAAACGAACATGATCCACAAAATAACttcaaattcaaactcaaaGCTTTGAACCTTTTGTTTCTAGCGTTTTTGGCCATCATCTTAGATCCTTTTTGCACGTTTTCAATTCACGATTTGGTTCAGATAATCCgccatgaaaacttaaaaacaatcacaatatcctcattttctctcattttcttagTAACCCTTTACTTCAGAAACCGTCGTAGAAAAGTTTACCTACTGAATTTCGCATGTTATAAGCCTAAACCAGATCAAATATGCAGCAAAGAAcgtataatgaaaatatttgcaGGCACTGGGAAATTCACAGAAGAAAGCTTAGCATTCCAAAAGAAAATCATGGAGAAATCAGCTGTTGGTGATAAGACATGTGTTCCGAGAGCTATGATGGCGGTTCCAGTAGAAAAAGGAATTGCAGCGGCGAAAAAGGAAACAGAAGAGGTTATATTTGGAGCCATTGAAGAGGTATTGGAGAAAAGTGGGATGAAAAGTAAGGATATAAGGATCCTTGTGGTGAATAGCAGTGTGTTTAACCCAGTGCCGTCGTGGTCCGCCATGATTGTCAATCGATTTAAGCTTAGACACGATGTTTTGAGTTATAATCTTGGTGGGATGGGTTGCAGTGCTGGAGTTATCGCCATTGATGTTGCTAAACAACTTTTGCAG gtGCACCCAAGGACTTATGCTTTGGTGGTGAGCGCCGAAAATGTCACTAAGGACTCATATTTAGGCAACAATCGAGCAATGCTACTTTCAAACACCCTATTTCGAGTTGGCGGAGCTGCCATCCTTCTATCTAACCACCCATCAGACCACCACCGCTCCAAGTACGAGCTGGTTCACACCCTTCGCACCCATGAAGGCGCCAACGATGCCAGCTACAAATGCGTgcatgaagaagaagatgaacaaGGCACCATTGGCATCGCCCTCTCCAAAAATCTCATGGCAGTTGCCGGAGAAGCCTTGAAAGCAAATATCTCAACACTTGCCCCACTCGTTCTTCCCTGGTCCGAACTGCTCCTTGTTGTTACTTCTTTGGTTGCAAGAAAATTCTTCACAAAAAAG GTGAAACCCTACATTCCAAATTTCAAGCTAGCATTCGAGCATTTCTGCATTCATGCAGGAGGAAAAGCAGTGTTGGATGAATTGCAGAAAAGCTTGAACCTTGGTGAATGGCAAATGGAGCCATCGAGGATGACTCTTTACAGATTCGGCAACACTTCGAGTTCTTCATTGTGGTATGAGTTGGCTTATTCTGAAGCTAAGGGAAGGATCAACAATGGCGATAGGGTTTGGCAAATAGGGTTTGGATCAGGCTTCAAATGCAACAGTATGGTTTGGAAGGCATTGAAGAACATCCATCCTTTAGTGGAGAAGAATCCATGGATGGACGAGATCCATGATTTCCCCGTTATTCTGCCTAAACATGAACCACTTTCGAGTTCAACTATCTAA